The following is a genomic window from Malus sylvestris chromosome 7, drMalSylv7.2, whole genome shotgun sequence.
tcaatttaataaacaattggctaaaataatttgacaaaaattgagggtatatttatcattttgatccttatttaacaaaGATTTTTTACGGAATGAATAAAATGATTGACAGTAGACAAACTTAGaaaccacttctatcgatttcaaatctcaaaaacCAAACTTAAGAGTTATGCTAATCGAAACCATTTTTGCTAAAAAgcttaaaacaaaataaactagagaagcaaaacaattattgtgtttttatttttataatgtaTCATGGGTCAGAGTGATTTGACCCCGATCCAGAATCTCCTTCACCACAAGATTTCTAGCTCTGTTAATGGTCATGAAACACAAATACAAATGCTCCTCTAGCTCATCAAGCTGCTGCCTAAAGCTACAGTCATTTTTCTTCAGCTGGCGCGCCAGTTCTCCTCCGGCTTGGCTCCAATCCTCCTCCCCACGCTCCACCCAAAACTTGACCATGCGACGCATGTGCTCAAGCTCATCGTTTAGGCGAGCCACGAGTCGGCTCACGGTCTCCAAATCCCTGTTTAGTATGTAAGTCCCTTTCGTGGCGGCATCGAGCTGAGATGTCATCTTAATCAGCCTCTTCGGCGAAGCCAAGTCAAGCGAAGCTGCTAGAAAAGCCGGCATTGCCACAACCAGCGCAATAGCATGCGTGACAACTATTACGCTCAACGAAGCTGTTAACGCAACTAAGAAAATGGTTGAGCCAACTCGAAGCTTTTTTACGAGTTGGAGCTTGGCTCGAGTCTTGTTCCGAGTTGATTCAAGTCGTTTCAGCAAGTTGGAGCATCCGGCTTGAGTGGCTTGGATGCGAATTAGAGATAAAATCGGGGTGAATCTGGTTAGACGGATTAGTGTTTTAGGAGTAGAATGGTCATTTAAGGATTGTAAAGTGGATTTGATGGACTGATATTTGACACGTGTACGATTGATGTCATTTAGTAGGAGACCACATAGGATGGAAGCATCGGCGGTTTGGGTGAAATAGTCAGATAAAAGTACGTGGTTGATCGGGTGGTTGCAAATCAACGATAAGATCCGAGTAACCATGGGTTGATCCGGATCCAATAGATGCTCCGCGAAGAGCCGATAAGATGGGAGCCGAGCTGCGGTCGTCGACTCCATCGACTTGCACGTCGGTTTGGTGGATTCACTATTGGATAATGCAACGACACGTGTCCAGAAGTCGAGGTACGATTCGGTGCGGAAAGCATTAGCATATTCTTCTGTAACATCCACTCCCATTGTAGCAGTTGATGTAGTGGGCGTAGATCCTGCATCAAAATAGTAGTTATATCAGAAATTCAGCCCAACTCAATAATCATTGTGATAAGATTACAAATCCAACGTGTTATAAGAACTTCAAAATGGTAATTTGTGTTTGaggtgctaataacaattttcgaGAAGATTACCGGTAAATGGAATAAATTTTCGGATGCATGTACTTATTCTTTTCCCCATTTCGTCTCGTCAAATCGtgaatttgaatgatgtaaAGTACGCAACGAGCATGTAACTCAACTGATCAACAGAATTTATCTTTGCACTCAAAGTCCTGTATTTTAACAAACCTCCTCAATAATGCTTGTATGAAAGATTGATGACCCGAAAGAAAGAGATAAGGGATAGAGAAGAGAATAAGAAAGGATGAACCTGTGAGTGCAGAGATTGTAATTTGCAAGCGTCGGTAGAAAATGATTTGAAGGAAAGGGAAAAGAGGAAGGAGGGGATTTTATATTTGGGTTTGTTCTTGCTTGTAAGAAACAAAGGGTGATACGGAATATGTGTAGAATTTCAATCCAGGCCTTGTAGTGCACGTGAAGGCTCATAAGAATTGTTTAGAAGCttggcaacaacaacaacaaggtgcaatttttttttccaatcctCACTCAAAATTACGTTACAACGATCAGGAACGCACCtagacactttttttttttattgtgcgTGACCTTAACCTTCAATTACACTTGAGAAAACAAAATTCATCCGGATGGTAGAATTTCTTCTGTAATTTCACTGCTTTTCGTTTTCTTCTCAAATTTTatgataaattacataaaactatctTAACTATTAGGTCAGTTATAGTTACacactttattttttaaaaatttcaatgtcatacctcatctactaattttttacaatttcatacattccgTCAATTTTATATCAATTCTTTTGTTAAGGTGACGTGGCATGAGAAGGGATCCActcttctattaaaaaattaataaaatattaaaaaaaaaaaattcatttaatagtttttttattACATATCCCAACAGCCTTTTCCCCCTTCCGTCCTCCCCAAAACTAAACCCAGACCCTACCCCATTTCCCCCGATCTTGTCCTTCACCCCCACCGCCGCCGCCCCCCGTCTtccccaaacccaaaaccacccaGATCCCACGCCATCGCTTGACTCCCTCCCTCCCACCCTCCCCGTCTTCccccaacccaaaaccaaccAGATCCCACGCCATCGTTCGACTCTCTCTCCCACCCTCCTCATATCGTTCGACGATCTGAAACCGTCGTCGTCCCAACAATCCCACCCCCCATTATTCCCAGAACCACCTCCCCTCCTTGTTGCCGCCGGCCTCCATCTTCTTCATTCCTCCCCTGCTCGTTGCCGCAAGTCACGGAGCAGTCGAGATGCTGCCATTTTTTTCCTGCGATTGCAGGTCCCAAAGCCGTGCCCTCGAGATTGCAGGTCCCGTCTGTGATTGGAAAAATTAAAAtcgaagataaaaaaaaagaaaaaaaaaagaaaagaaaataattgggGAATGAATTGAGATGGGGAGGTGGGTGGAATGGTGGGGAGGAATGAATTGTGCGGCAGTAGGGTGGTGAAGGACAGGAGCGGGGAAGAAGGTGGGGTAGGGTCTGGGTTTAGTTTTGGGGAACACGGGAGGGGCAAAAGGGTGAGGggatatgtaaaaaaaatattaaatgatattttttttagttttttaatatattttttaatagaaaggtGGGTCCCGTCTCATGCTACATCACTATTTAACGAAAGAATTGATAGAAAACTGAcggaatgtatgaaattgtaaaaaattggTAGATGAGATATGATattgaaattatttaaaaatgaggtatgaaactgtgaTTGACCcaataattgaggtagttttatgtaagggaattttaatgaaaagcacccggtactgttcactttaacgaaaaaccacatttttacactaaaaagtcaatcctggtactattcactttaccctttattttatccttatcattaaaactcaaagttttcaagcccttttcattagttttccttttatgtaatttatcccAAATTTTATTAAGCCAACTTGTAGACATTTTTTTTCACAATGATAGTTTATTATACCTATTATTTGAAACTTTCAACTAATCAATTAAAGTACTTAAATACGATAAACTCAAATTCTGTAACTATAGTGATTTTTTTCCCATGCACAAAGCTTCAATGGGGGCAATGCTCCTGTTGGGCTTTAACGACCTCCGTCCTTACCAACAATGCAGAATTTTCTTTCAGTCTTTACTTAAATTATTTGGTATGGATGtgagttttttgttttcttcttttaatgGATACGAAAATACGTACTTAAGACATATTTCATCATTTTGAATATATCATTAAATTAAGAGCTAATTGATATGAGTTAAAAATGATTGATTTGGTCGGTGCAAAAATTGCAACCTGATGCCATGGTGAACCAATCATAGGTGATGGAGAAAGGAGGTGGCCAAATATTGGTATATTGTTTttcatgttttaaaaaattatttttcatattgtataaaaaaagggacagaaaaaaagaagggaattcCAATCTGATGCCCTATTTGAGCGTGTTGAGTGGACGTCAAACAGAATGGGCTTATACGACATACCTGAATAAAACATCGTCCAATCGTATGACACTCTAATATTACTGTGACACAAAATATATCTTGTTTTCTAATACAAGCAACCTCCGTGTATAACTAGTACATATCTATTAGATAATGTATCAGAGCGGTTTGGTTCACATAAGTTATACCATTTACACttgtaataagaaaaaaaacttaaattgaTATGCACTCGTGCAAAGTAACGAGTCTCTCTATATCAAGAACACAATTAGACTTTACAGATGGACCCATTACTTACGAGAATAGTCTAATGATCAGCTGCCCTACTGAATTTGCATCCTTGCAACACACAATTCTGACCACAAGCAATAGCACATTATTGATCCGATTAGGGGTGAACGCAAattggtttgatttggtttgacaccaagaaaaaaaccgaaccaactCTTATTCAacgattcggttcggtttatTTGGTTCAAcacataataaataaaaaaagttcaaCGTTTCAAGAGTTTTTATCTTCCAACATCCATACATCTCATGCATTTCAATTTAATTGAAATATTAAGTTTTTCAGAACATAAAAAGTTAATCAAGTCAAAtagaacaaaatttaaaataaataaaatctcatAAAGCAAACAATTTATTAACTACAACTTCACATAAGCATAAAATACATATAAATCTTCTAATGGTTAATAAGGCATCTAAATAATCTAAAATAGACTGACatgtgtaaaataaataaattaataaatgaagggaattgttattgacactctaaaaatctcattctacactccaaaccttttatatttggaaagaaaaatacacgtatgaggagtgtagaatgaaaattttgaaatgtcaATAATACTTCtctaaatgaaatgcatatagtCAGTACGGTTTAGTTTTGATcgatttcaaaaatattaaaatcgaATCAACAATAATTCAgttcaatttttgaattgtttgactttttctttgattaaaatcAACTGATCAATATGATTCGAATAGATTGGTTGAGTCATTTTGATGCACCGCATGCGCATTGCTTCAATATGATTCGATACATTTCTTTATCTTTCTGCCGCATGCGCATTGCTTCACATTCTGACGCTCAACTTATCCTATCacatgagagattttaggtACACATGTGGTACATTACGtgtcattataaaaataatgaGATACGTATGTTAAAAATGttcataatttaaaaaataaaattttctatcatttatataaaaacatgtaacACCTCCCGTATTccgatcacaataaaaaatttatccaaCCACACGATTCTCACATGCCTGTGAAAAAACGCACGCATACACTTTGTTGGTAACGTATGCGTTTTTGACTTGGACTACCATCATGTCCCATTCGATATAATATAAAGTCCATTCATTTTTCTCaatgcaaaaacaaaaataaaatgcaaattaattaaaaagcaTGGCCTGCAAGCCACGCCACGACTAACAATTGGATATCAGAGACTTCATAGTATCTCAAGACCCTCTC
Proteins encoded in this region:
- the LOC126628123 gene encoding UPF0496 protein At3g49070-like; the encoded protein is MGKRISTCIRKFIPFTGSTPTTSTATMGVDVTEEYANAFRTESYLDFWTRVVALSNSESTKPTCKSMESTTAARLPSYRLFAEHLLDPDQPMVTRILSLICNHPINHVLLSDYFTQTADASILCGLLLNDINRTRVKYQSIKSTLQSLNDHSTPKTLIRLTRFTPILSLIRIQATQAGCSNLLKRLESTRNKTRAKLQLVKKLRVGSTIFLVALTASLSVIVVTHAIALVVAMPAFLAASLDLASPKRLIKMTSQLDAATKGTYILNRDLETVSRLVARLNDELEHMRRMVKFWVERGEEDWSQAGGELARQLKKNDCSFRQQLDELEEHLYLCFMTINRARNLVVKEILDRGQITLTHDTL